A part of bacterium genomic DNA contains:
- a CDS encoding PDDEXK nuclease domain-containing protein, whose translation MMRKNFISEIKEIINQSRVAAIRNVDFQRVLMYWHIGKRIFEEEQQGKERAGYGDYLTRNLAGELEPEYGSGFSVRILEISRQFYRTYPIANALRSQLNWSQYRLLLRIGNQDKREYYLLEAVNNNWTGRELERQINSGLYERLLLSNNKEKVLAVARKEKMPEEPQEIIKDPMFLEFLGLKHKAEYYEKDLESAIITNLQEFLLELGNGFAFVARQKRIHIDGDEFFVDLLFYNRLLRCFVVIEIKTQKLTHQDLGQLQMYVNYYDRMEKRPEENPTIGILLCADKNDAVVKFSLPERNKTILASQYQLYLPTEKQLLIELKKEIKQHANNMT comes from the coding sequence GGCCATTCGCAATGTGGACTTCCAGCGTGTATTAATGTACTGGCATATCGGGAAAAGAATATTTGAAGAAGAACAGCAGGGCAAAGAGCGGGCTGGTTATGGTGATTATCTTACCAGGAATCTGGCTGGAGAACTTGAACCGGAATATGGAAGCGGGTTTTCAGTAAGAATTCTGGAAATCAGCAGGCAATTTTACAGAACTTATCCAATTGCGAACGCACTGCGTTCGCAATTGAACTGGAGCCAATATCGGCTTTTATTACGTATTGGGAATCAGGATAAAAGAGAATACTATTTGCTCGAAGCGGTTAATAATAATTGGACCGGCAGGGAATTGGAGAGACAGATAAACTCAGGGCTGTATGAGCGATTGTTGTTAAGTAACAATAAAGAAAAAGTTTTAGCTGTAGCTCGCAAAGAGAAGATGCCTGAAGAGCCGCAAGAAATCATAAAAGACCCTATGTTTTTAGAATTTCTCGGCTTGAAGCATAAAGCGGAATACTATGAAAAAGACCTTGAATCTGCTATTATTACCAATCTCCAGGAGTTTTTACTTGAATTGGGTAATGGTTTTGCCTTTGTAGCCCGTCAAAAACGCATACATATCGACGGCGATGAATTCTTTGTGGATTTGCTTTTTTACAACCGATTATTGCGGTGTTTTGTGGTCATTGAAATCAAAACGCAAAAACTTACTCATCAGGATTTAGGCCAGCTTCAAATGTATGTGAACTACTATGACCGCATGGAGAAGCGTCCTGAGGAAAATCCCACGATTGGTATTTTACTTTGCGCCGACAAAAATGACGCTGTTGTAAAGTTTTCATTGCCTGAACGAAATAAGACGATTCTGGCAAGTCAATATCAATTATACCTGCCTACAGAAAAACAATTGCTCATTGAGTTGAAAAAAGAAATTAAACAGCACGCAAACAATATGACATAA
- a CDS encoding winged helix-turn-helix transcriptional regulator: MDCGRGFRLLKITFYLDRKQGVEKGVEQGVEKISVIQQTIIEYILKNPAISKKILQQEGNLTKKAVDYNINKLKEKGLIKRVGPDKGGHWIAK, encoded by the coding sequence ATTGATTGTGGAAGGGGATTTCGATTACTAAAGATAACATTTTATCTGGATAGAAAGCAGGGAGTAGAAAAGGGGGTAGAACAGGGGGTAGAAAAAATATCGGTAATACAGCAAACCATTATAGAGTATATCCTTAAAAATCCCGCTATAAGTAAAAAAATATTGCAACAAGAAGGAAATCTGACTAAAAAAGCTGTGGATTATAATATAAATAAACTCAAAGAAAAAGGTCTCATCAAGAGAGTTGGCCCTGATAAAGGCGGGCATTGGATTGCGAAATAG